Proteins from one Camelina sativa cultivar DH55 chromosome 8, Cs, whole genome shotgun sequence genomic window:
- the LOC104706436 gene encoding T-complex protein 1 subunit beta translates to MPIDKIFKDDASEEKGERARMASFVGAMAISDLVKSTLGPKGMDKILQSTGRGHAVTVTNDGATILKSLHIDNPAAKVLVDISKVQDDEVGDGTTSVVVLAGELLREAEKLVASKIHPMTIIAGYRMASECARNALLKRVINNKDDPEKFRSDLLKIAMTTLCSKILSQDKEHFAEMAVDAVFRLKGSTNLEAIQIIKKPGGSLKDSFLDEGFILDKKIGIGQPKRIENAKILVANTAMDTDKVKIYGARVRVDSMTKVAEIEGAEKEKMKDKVKKIIAHGINCFVNRQLIYNFPEELFADAGILAIEHADFEGIERLGLVTGGEIASTFDNPESVKLGHCKLIEEIMIGEDKLIHFSGCEMGQACSIVLRGASHHVLDEAERSLHDALCVLSQTVNDSRVLLGGGWPEMVMAKEVDELARKTAGKKSHAIEAFSRALVAIPTTIADNAGLDSAELVAQLRAEHHNDGCNAGIDVISGSVGDMEERGIYEAFKVKQAVLLSATEASEMILRVDEIITCAPRRREDRM, encoded by the exons ATGCCG ATCGATAAGATCTTCAAAGATGATGCTAGTGAAGAGAAGGGAGAACGTGCTAGgatg GCATCATTTGTTGGTGCAATGGCTATCAGTGATCTGGTTAAGTCTACTCTAGGGCCAAAGGGCATG GATAAAATCTTACAATCTACTGGTAGAGGTCATGCGGTTACTGTTACTAACGATGGTGCTACTATTCTCAAGTCACTTCACATAGACAACCCTGCAGCTAAAGTTCTTGTTG ACATCTCTAAAGTTCAAGATGATGAGGTTGGTGATGGGACTACTTCTGTTGTTGTCTTGGCCGGCGAGCTTCTGAGGGAAGCTGAGAAGCTTGTTGCTTCCAAAATTCACCCTATGACGATCATAGCAG GTTACAGAATGGCTTCTGAATGTGCTCGTAATGCATTACTCAAAAGAGTAATTAATAATAAGGACGATCCAG AAAAGTTTAGGTCAGACTTGCTGAAGATTGCAATGACTACGTTATGTTCCAAAATTCTTTCACAGGACAAGGAACATTTTGCAGAAATGGCCGTGGATGCCGTTTTCAGGCTAAAG GGAAGCACAAACTTGGAAGCTATCCAGATCATCAAAAAACCTGGAGGGTCCCTGAAAGATTCCTTTTTGGATGAAGG GTTTATTCTTGACAAGAAGATAGGAATTGGACAGCCAAAGCGTATAGAGAATGCAAAGATCTTGGTAGCAAATACTGCTATGGACACCGATAAAGTGAAAATTTACGGTGCACGTGTCCGTGTGGATTCAATGACCAAGGTTGCTGAGATTGAAGGGGCTGAGAAGGAAAAGATGAAagacaaggtgaagaagatcaTAGCCCACGGTATCAACTGCTTTGTTAACAGGCAGTTGATCTACAATTTCCCTGAGGAACTCTTTGCAGATGCTGGTATACTTGCTATTGAGCATGCTGACTTTGAGGGGATAGAGCGCCTTGGTTTGGTTACTGGTGGTGAAATCGCATCAACTTTTGACAACCCCGAGTCTGTTAAGCTTGGGCACTGCAAACTCATCGAAGAAATCATGATTGGTGAAGACAAGTTGATCCATTTCTCTGGTTGTGAAATGGGCCAAGCTTGTTCAATTGTCCTAAGGGGAGCTAG tCACCATGTTCTAGACGAGGCTGAAAGATCACTCCATGATGCACTATGTGTACTCTCCCAAACAGTAAATGACTCTAGAGTGTTGCTTGGAGGTGGATGGCCAGAGATGGTGATGGCAAAGGAAGTGGACGAGCTTGCAAGGAAAACTGCTGGCAAAAAATCGCATGCCATTGAAGCTTTCTCACGGGCTCTAGTGGCTATTCCAACAACAATCGCTGACAACGCTGGTCTAGACAGCGCCGAATTGGTAGCTCAGCTTCGTGCAGAGCACCACAATGATGGATGCAATGCTGGGATCGATGTCATCTCTGGATCT GTAGGAGATATGGAAGAGAGAGGAATCTATGAAGCATTCAAAGTGAAGCAAGCGGTTCTGCTTTCTGCAACAGAAGCATCAGAGATGATACTGCGAGTGGATGAGATCATTACATGTGCTCCTAGGAGGAGAGAAGACAGGATGTGA